The genomic region GCGAAGTTGCTCTTCCTGAAGCCGGAAAAGACGATGGAACGCAAGATTCAGGAAGCGATGCTCGCCGTGCAACTCGAGCGAAGGTACACAAAGGACGAAGTGTTCCTGTTGTACGCAAATCAAATTTATCTGGGTCATGGCATCTACGGCGTTCAAGCTGCCTCTCAATATTACTATGGCAAACCGGCTAAGGACTTAAATCTGGAAGAGGCTGCGCTGATTGCGGCATTGCCGAAGGCTCCCGAAAATTTTTCGCCTTACACGAATCCGGAGCAGGCAATGAAGAGAAGGAACCATGTGTTGCAGCGCATGATTCAGGAAAAATTCATAACGGGACAGGTAGGCGAGGAAGCAAAGAAAAAACCGCTAGGCGTAAAGACCGTAGTTCCAAAAGTTTCCGTGGCTCCCTATTTCACAGAAGAGATCCGGAAGTATCTGGAAGGCAAGTATGGATTCTCGGGTATCTACGAAAGCGGGCTCCAGATTTATTCAACCCTCGATCCTTTCATGCAGGCGGTGGCAGAGAGATCTCTCGATAAAGGGGTGCGCGCGCTGGACAAACGCCATGGTTTCCGAAAAATAACGACGGTTTTGAAAGAGCAGGAAATGGAACATTACCGATCGCCGGACCGGTCTGAGCTTTTTGAAACAGGCAGAATTGTGAAAGGTGTCATCACGGAAGTATCTTCCAAGCAGGTGGTTGTAAGAATTGGTAAGGAACAGATCACTCTACTTCCTGAAGGTTGGAGCTGGACCGGCAGAAAGGATCCTGCCTCAGTTTTCGCGCGGGGGATGGTGACGGATTTCAAAATTACTGAAATGAAAGATGGTCGGATCGCAGCGATTACACTGGACCAGCCTCCTGTGGTGGATGGAGCAATCGTTGCAATGGACATCAAGACCGGCAAAGTGTTCGCACTGGTGGGAGGATCCGATTTCACTACGAAAAAATTCGATCGTGCAACTCAGGCAAACAGGCAAACCGGATCAGCGTTTAAACCATTCATCTACGCAGCGGCGTTTGAGCGAGGGTTCACTCCGTCCGATGTGATGGTGGATGCGCCGATCTCCTATTACGATCCGTGGTCAAAGAAGACGTGGTCCCCCCAAAACTATACGGGGGATTTTCTCGGATCAATGACTTTGCGCCGGGCATTGGAACTGTCTCGAAATACGATCGCTGTACGACTTCTAGAGCAGATCGGTGTTAAGTATGCAATTCGCTATATTGAACAATTTGAAGTGAACAAGAACATGCAGCCCTACTTGCCTCTTGCCCTGGGAGCAAGTGAAGCGACGTTGATTGACATGGTTCGCGGGTATGGCGCTTTTGCAAATCAGGGCTTGATGATGCGGGCTTATCTGGTGGAAAGGGTTTTGGATCGCGATGGCAATCTTTTAGAACAGAATTTGCCCTTTGCCAAAGAAGTGATGCGTGCCGATGTCGCCTATTTGATGACGGACGTGCTTCAGGGAGTGATTCGACGCGGTACGGCAGTAAAAGCGAAAAGGCTGAAGCGCCCGCTTGCTGGCAAGACAGGAACCACCGATGATTGCACGGATGCATGGTTTATCGGTTATACGCCGAGTATGGTTGTAGGCGTTTGGGTTGGTTACGACGAAAAAAAATCCCTGGGGAAAAAAGAGACCGGAGCCGAGGCTGCTTTGCCCATCTGGATCGACTTCATGGAAACGGTCCTTAAAGACAAGCCCGTGGAGGAATTTCAGGCGACTTCAAATATTGTAACGATCGCCATCGATCGACATTCTGGTTTACGCGCAACTCCGGACTGTACCGATGTAATCCTGGAATCTTTTGTTGCGGGCACCGAACCAAAACAGTATTGCGGCCCCGAGCATCATGGCCAGGTCCCGCTGGTTCCGGAGGAACGCGAATCCATGCAACTCGTTGTGCCGCCAGAAGAACAAAATTAACACGAAGGCACAGAGACACAGAGAAAATATCTCATTTTGACTCTGTGACTCTGTGTCTCTGTGTTGAATTTATTTCTTTTTCTTCTTGGCGGGTTTGCTTTTCTTCGGAGCAGCTTTTGCTTTTGGTTTTGCTTTGACGGTTGCTTTAGACACTTGGGCCTTCTTTGGCTTTGCTTTTGACACAGGTTTAGCTTTCTTCGCTTTTTCTTTTTTAGGCCGTGGAGGAGGCGCCGCTTGTTTTTTTCCTGGTTTCGCCGGAAGCATTTTCAGTTTTCCCCTTCTAAGTTCCTCTGCAGTAGCTTTTCCTTTCGGTCTCTCGACCGCGCGAATTGCTTCGAGGACCGCCTGTTTGACCTTCTTCATCGGACGCGGAGCATCGTCGGACAACCGGGATTTCTTCTTCTTGTAGGAACGGTTGATGATCTCCAGCAGTTTTTCGGCTTCTTCCCAACTCGTCAACTGCGCCTGGCGCCAACCTGCATCGTGAAGCATTTCAACAGGATGCGGGTGAACAAATGGCTGGTTTTCGATCGATGAAAGATCTTTTGGGGCCGGCTTGAACTCAACAAAAATGATCTCATGACTGCGGTTCATTCCAAGCGTACAAATCGTCTGACCTTCACTCTTGATAAAGATCCGTTCAGGGGAAGAACTGCTCTCATTATCCGCAGTAAGTTCGTCTTTTAGCTTGATATAAATTTCTTCGGCCGTCATTTTGACATAAGAATATACACGCATTGTTACAATTAATCAATAAGAATGATAAATGTAGTATTATTTTAGTCCATCGAAGATTAGCTTATGACAAATATCCCACGACTAAATCGCGACAATATTCTGTTTATTTTCATTGATTTGCAAGACAAGCTTTTGATGAAGATTCCGGATGTTCAGCAACTGCTATCGCGCAATGAGCTGCTCATTGCGTCTGCTAATGCGTTAGGTCTACCTTATATGGTGACGAGTCAATATCGCAGAGGTCTCGGTGAAATTGCAGGATCGCTCAGGGACAAAATTGAAGTTCCCGTTTTGGACAAGACAAGCTTCAGCTGTGTGGGAGATGAAACCATTGGAAAAGAACTGGAAGGATTCAGAAGACGGTCGCTGGTGATTTCGGGTGTTGAGACTCACATTTGTGTCATGCAAACCTGTCTGGACCTGCTGGCTAAGGGATTTCAGGTTTCCATTGTCGCGGACGCCGTTGGGGCCCGGAAACAGGCGGACCATGAACTCGGACTAAAGCGGATGGAATCTTCCGGCGCTCTACCGGTAACCGCCGAGATGGTCATTTATGAGCTGCTTGGCCGCAGCGATTCCGACGCGTTTAAAAAGATCCTTCCTTTGATTAAGTAGCGCGGACGTCACGTCTGCGCAGCCGCAGGCGGGACGCCCGCGCTACTTTGATTACCAACACCCGATGGGGGCTCCCGGCGGTGGCTCAAGCGGTGGAGTCAGGTGAATCTCCTTTGGATTCTCCTGAAAGCGAATGATCTCCGATAACGCGAACTGATAATGAGCGTTTACTTCCTGGCTAGCCGATGCTTTCAATTGGGCCTTTAACCAATCCTTTAACTGATCCAGTTTCTGATAAGAAATCGCTCTAACCTGCGACGCTGTTTTGTCGTTTGCGGTGAGGTTCATCAAAGAATACAACGCGAGCATATTAACTACGCGTCTGATTTCTCCATGATAGCCGTTTTCCTGTTGCGCTTTCCACGTCGCGGCGAGAAGTTTGTCGACCACATCACTGAAACCAGGCAATTGCGAATCCAGTGAATGCATTTCAACCAATCTGGCAGCGCGTTCCGGATGAAGAATCACGTACAGAATCATGTTCGCCGCGCTTTCCGGGGGAGCCAGCGCATCGAATGTCAGTCCAGTTCTCACGCGAAAAGTTTCTCGCCATCGCGGGTAGCCGTAAGCTCGCGGAGGAATGAGTTTCAATACAGGATCCGGTACTGCCAGTGCATCCGGTTGCAGCAGCGAAAGCAATGACTGCAGCGCATTGACTTGCATTGCAGCGGGAACCGGACGCGGTCCTTTTTGATTGTCCCCTCGCAGCGTGTAGCTGTAATCCAGACCCCCGATCAACTTTGAAACATTAATGATTTGATATCGGTGAAATAGATAAATCGGCACCAGTACTTCTTCCAAGTTCGAAAGTGGAATTCCTTTCCGGATCGTGTTTTCAGAAAAACGGGACAACGCCAGTTCTCTGACTTTGACAATATGTTTCAGCTCCTGGACGGCATCTTTGCCGTTATCCCACAAGTGAGCCTGCGGATGTGCGCCTCCATCCGGCCGTGCATCTTCATCTACGATGAATAGGAGCCCGCGCGCAGTCGCGTCTTGGAGGATCTGGTCGAGCGTCTTCGCGTCTGACGCGTCAGAATACCCATATCGAATCGCAACCTTGTCCCATTCACCGATCCCTTTCGCGTACGCATCGGATAAATCGAACGAACCATCTGTTCGTATCTTTATCAATGGATGAGGATAATCCATCACAGACGCTCGATCGCTCATGCTGGCTGCAAAATTGTGCGTGAGGCCGAGCGTGTGTCCGACTTCATGTGCCGAAAGCTGGCGAATTCGAGCGAGTGCCATCTCCAACATTTCTGGCGGAACGTTTTCCCCTTCGTAGGGAGCAAGCAATCCTTCGGCAATCATGTAATCCTGACGCACCCGCTGCGAACCAAGAGACACGTGCCCTTTGATAATCTCTCCCGTTCGAGGATCCACTACCGTGGCGCCATAGGACCAACCGCGAGTTAAACGGTGCACCCACTGAATCACGTTGTATCGAACGTCCAGTGGATCGGCACCTTCCGGCAAAACTTTTACTTGAAATGCGTTTTTGTAACCTGCAGTTTCGAAAGCCTGATTCCACCAGCTTGCTCCTTCCAGGAGCGCAGTCCGCACCGGTTCCGGCGCGCCCGAATCAATGTAATAGATGATCGGTTCCTCGGCTTCGCTGTTTGTGCCCGGATTCTTTTTTTTCAATCGATGCCGCGCAATCCACTGTTTCCAGATTGGTTCTCCTATGGGAGTAGAAAAATCCATAAAACGAATTCCATAAAACCCCGCGCGCGGATCAAATTTACGAGGTTCGTATCCGGGTTCCGGCGCTTCAACAAAGGAATGGTGCTCGCGGACTGTGATGCTTTTTGGAGAAGGAGTCACATCGCGAACAAACTCGCCTGGATCGTTACCTGTGAAAGTCAAAGTAACTTCGACTTCCGTATTTCTCGGAAAATTCTTCGTACCATCCATGTAAAATGCCGAGCGTGAGGCTTCCAGCTTGAATTCACCTTGCTTATTTTCTTTCAGCGCGGAAATCACATCAAAAACATCCTGCAGATAGAATGAAGTTGCATCAACTAGGACTTTATTCTTGTCTTCAGCTGCAACTTCAAACCCCCACAGAACAGATTCAGCAAACGATTCCCGAACAGTTTTGGTTTCAGCCGCGTTTTCGGTGAGTGCGCGAAATGAGTAATTCGGTTGCACGAGAAGTATTTTGGGACCGCTTCGAATGAACTTTACGACTCGAGTATCTCCCAGCTTGCCACGATCCAGTCCGACATCGTTTGATCCGAGTCCGGCAGGGAGCCAGTGAACGTAAAGAAATTCTGTTTCGAGTTTATCGATTTCCAGCCAGATTTTTCCTGAATGAGAGTGCCAGTAGAAAGGGAAGAACCCGGGAAATTTCTGCGCACCTGACGTCTTTTCGGCAATGCCGGGAACCTGCTCACTATGGGCGGTGCAGGCGATGAAAAGGCAGATCAGAAAAGAAAGGATTCTCATTCAAACTGACGCAAGATCATGTGATACAACAACGCGGCTCTTTTGTGCAAAGAGCTCGTCAGGATGTGTTCCGTTAATGCATGCGCTCCGCCACCTTCTGCTCCCAGACCATCTAGAGTCGGTACTCCAAGGGCAGCCGTCAGGTTTCCATCGCTTCCTCCGCCGGTCCAGAATTCCGAAAGAGCGTAATCCAGGGTGTGGCCGATCCCTTTTGCCTGCTCGTAAAGTTTCAACACTTTCTCGTTGCGTTCCAGCGGAGGTCTGTCAACGCCACCTTCCACTGTGATGAGGGATCCCTCCTTCTTTGGAGACAAAGAATCAAACTTGCTGGAAAGCCACTGAATATCATCCATTGCATCACACCGGACATCGATGATTGCTTCGGCTTCTTCCGGTATCACATTAACGCGCGTGCCTCCTTTGATCAAACCTGCGTTGACGCTAATTCCATTCCGCAACTTGTTCCAGCTATGCAATTCAAGGATTTGATGAGACAACTCTTCTATTGCGTTCACGCCCTTTTCCGGTTCGACACCTGCATGTGCAGCTTTTCCGTGAGCTGTTACCGTGTATCGACCTACTCCACGGCGTTTGGTTTTCAAGGAATTGTTGGGTCCGCCAGGTTCCAGGACAAAGGCGGCTCTAGCGCTCCTCGCCTCATGTTCAATCAACTCGCGGGAGCTTACGCTCCCTATTTCTTCATCAGAAGTTGCAAGAAAAGTGATCGGATATTTAGCCAGGCCCTGATTGCGGATCAGGCTCAATGCATAGAATGCGATGAGAAGGCCCGCCTTCATATCGAAGATGCCCGGACCGCGTCCGATTTCGTCATCGATTTCGCATGGAAATCGCTGCAGAGTTCCCAACTCCCAGACCGTATCAAGATGTCCGATCAGGAGAAGATGTCCGTGACGCGAACCCCACCGCGCGATCAAATGGTTCCCGCGAGTCGCGTCTTCCTTCCACTCAATCGACATTCCAATATCTTCGAGTTTCGCAGCAACAACACGTCCAAACTGATCCACTGAAGATTTATCAGAAGTGGGTGACTCCATCTCCACCCAGCTTCTCAGATCGGAAACCATTCTCTGTTTTTGAGCTTCGAAATGCGCTGCGGTTTCCTTTGGGTGCATTCTTTTCTATTCCAGGGCGAATTGCATCGTGCCATTCATCACGACGCGATCTTGAACTTTTGCCAGGACGGAAAAGCGACCGAGTCTTCCTTTGCGGCGAACGAGCTCGGCTGACATCACAACTTCATCACCCGGCCGAATCGGTTTGCGGAATCGCACTTTGTTAAGCCCGGAAAACAGAACAAGCTTGTTCCTGTTTTCCTCTTCGACGTAGATCAAAATCGCGCCAAGTTGGGCGATCGCTTCGGAAAGAATGGAGGCAGGTACGATGCGTAAACCAGCGGGTAAGCCCTCAAAGTACCATTCGTTGTAAGTGACGCATTTCACGCCGGTAATGCTTTTTTGCGGATCCAGGCCGGTGACTCTATCGATCAAAAGAAAAGGATGCCTGTGGGGCAAAAGCTGAAGGATTTTCTCGATATCCGGCAAGTTGTCTTTTTGCATACTCAGAACTCGGCACTCGGAACTCAGGACTGAATTATAATGGTAGAAGGATGAATCTCCAACTTCGCGCAGCTGCTGTTGCCGGATATTTTTATTCCGGTGAAAAGAGTCGTTTAGAAAAAGAATTATCGGAACTTTTGCCGGCAAAAAAAGAGAAGGTGCGTGCAAGGGCGATAGTTGTACCGCACGCAGGTTACATGTATTCCGGTAGTGTAGCGGGTGAAGTTTATGCTTCTGTGGAGTTGCC from bacterium harbors:
- a CDS encoding PBP1A family penicillin-binding protein is translated as MDETGVLTAEAPVRKKKVFKNVLITLLYFFSISIGSLFGFFLSYLNRLPQVEQSETFRPNVPGQVYSSDGKLIEEFAVEKRVLLRSIDEISPFLKNALIAVEDAHFYQHPGVDPWGILRALYVNLKTGRVVEGGSTLTQQLAKLLFLKPEKTMERKIQEAMLAVQLERRYTKDEVFLLYANQIYLGHGIYGVQAASQYYYGKPAKDLNLEEAALIAALPKAPENFSPYTNPEQAMKRRNHVLQRMIQEKFITGQVGEEAKKKPLGVKTVVPKVSVAPYFTEEIRKYLEGKYGFSGIYESGLQIYSTLDPFMQAVAERSLDKGVRALDKRHGFRKITTVLKEQEMEHYRSPDRSELFETGRIVKGVITEVSSKQVVVRIGKEQITLLPEGWSWTGRKDPASVFARGMVTDFKITEMKDGRIAAITLDQPPVVDGAIVAMDIKTGKVFALVGGSDFTTKKFDRATQANRQTGSAFKPFIYAAAFERGFTPSDVMVDAPISYYDPWSKKTWSPQNYTGDFLGSMTLRRALELSRNTIAVRLLEQIGVKYAIRYIEQFEVNKNMQPYLPLALGASEATLIDMVRGYGAFANQGLMMRAYLVERVLDRDGNLLEQNLPFAKEVMRADVAYLMTDVLQGVIRRGTAVKAKRLKRPLAGKTGTTDDCTDAWFIGYTPSMVVGVWVGYDEKKSLGKKETGAEAALPIWIDFMETVLKDKPVEEFQATSNIVTIAIDRHSGLRATPDCTDVILESFVAGTEPKQYCGPEHHGQVPLVPEERESMQLVVPPEEQN
- a CDS encoding isochorismatase family protein translates to MTNIPRLNRDNILFIFIDLQDKLLMKIPDVQQLLSRNELLIASANALGLPYMVTSQYRRGLGEIAGSLRDKIEVPVLDKTSFSCVGDETIGKELEGFRRRSLVISGVETHICVMQTCLDLLAKGFQVSIVADAVGARKQADHELGLKRMESSGALPVTAEMVIYELLGRSDSDAFKKILPLIK
- a CDS encoding zinc-dependent metalloprotease; the protein is MRILSFLICLFIACTAHSEQVPGIAEKTSGAQKFPGFFPFYWHSHSGKIWLEIDKLETEFLYVHWLPAGLGSNDVGLDRGKLGDTRVVKFIRSGPKILLVQPNYSFRALTENAAETKTVRESFAESVLWGFEVAAEDKNKVLVDATSFYLQDVFDVISALKENKQGEFKLEASRSAFYMDGTKNFPRNTEVEVTLTFTGNDPGEFVRDVTPSPKSITVREHHSFVEAPEPGYEPRKFDPRAGFYGIRFMDFSTPIGEPIWKQWIARHRLKKKNPGTNSEAEEPIIYYIDSGAPEPVRTALLEGASWWNQAFETAGYKNAFQVKVLPEGADPLDVRYNVIQWVHRLTRGWSYGATVVDPRTGEIIKGHVSLGSQRVRQDYMIAEGLLAPYEGENVPPEMLEMALARIRQLSAHEVGHTLGLTHNFAASMSDRASVMDYPHPLIKIRTDGSFDLSDAYAKGIGEWDKVAIRYGYSDASDAKTLDQILQDATARGLLFIVDEDARPDGGAHPQAHLWDNGKDAVQELKHIVKVRELALSRFSENTIRKGIPLSNLEEVLVPIYLFHRYQIINVSKLIGGLDYSYTLRGDNQKGPRPVPAAMQVNALQSLLSLLQPDALAVPDPVLKLIPPRAYGYPRWRETFRVRTGLTFDALAPPESAANMILYVILHPERAARLVEMHSLDSQLPGFSDVVDKLLAATWKAQQENGYHGEIRRVVNMLALYSLMNLTANDKTASQVRAISYQKLDQLKDWLKAQLKASASQEVNAHYQFALSEIIRFQENPKEIHLTPPLEPPPGAPIGCW
- a CDS encoding M20 family metallopeptidase, giving the protein MHPKETAAHFEAQKQRMVSDLRSWVEMESPTSDKSSVDQFGRVVAAKLEDIGMSIEWKEDATRGNHLIARWGSRHGHLLLIGHLDTVWELGTLQRFPCEIDDEIGRGPGIFDMKAGLLIAFYALSLIRNQGLAKYPITFLATSDEEIGSVSSRELIEHEARSARAAFVLEPGGPNNSLKTKRRGVGRYTVTAHGKAAHAGVEPEKGVNAIEELSHQILELHSWNKLRNGISVNAGLIKGGTRVNVIPEEAEAIIDVRCDAMDDIQWLSSKFDSLSPKKEGSLITVEGGVDRPPLERNEKVLKLYEQAKGIGHTLDYALSEFWTGGGSDGNLTAALGVPTLDGLGAEGGGAHALTEHILTSSLHKRAALLYHMILRQFE
- the fabZ gene encoding 3-hydroxyacyl-ACP dehydratase FabZ, with translation MQKDNLPDIEKILQLLPHRHPFLLIDRVTGLDPQKSITGVKCVTYNEWYFEGLPAGLRIVPASILSEAIAQLGAILIYVEEENRNKLVLFSGLNKVRFRKPIRPGDEVVMSAELVRRKGRLGRFSVLAKVQDRVVMNGTMQFALE